The sequence CGCGGTGTCCGCGCAGCTTCAGAGCCGAGGCCAACGCCTCGGCGAGCAGCCGGTGATCGTCGACCACCATGAGCCGCACGACCATCGAGAACCCCCTCACCTCCCGGCGCGGGGCCCGCCCCCGGCCTTCGCCGGGTCCCTATTTGTCCCGCGCATTGTCCCCGGGAAGCTACACGCTCGGCCGACGCCGCGCGCCCCCTCCTCGGGGTAAGACCCCCAAAATGCGGGCTTCTTGGCCAATCCCGGCCGAGAGCCGCTCCCGCGGCCCCGGGCCCGCGCCGTCAGGCGTCCTCGGCCAGCTCCAGCCAGCGCATCTCCAGCTCCTCGCGCTCACCGGCCAGTTCCCGCAGCTGGGCGTCGAGTCCGGCGACCTTCTCGAAGTCGGTGGCGTGCTCGGCGATCTGGGTGTGGAGCTTGGTCTCCTTGTCGCCGATCTTGTCCAGCTGCCGTTCGATCTTCTGGAGTTCCTTCTGTGCCGCGCGGTTGACGGCCGCGGTCTTCTTAGGCGCGGCGGACTGCGGGGCGGGGGCCGGTGCGGCGGCCTCGACGGCCTTGCGGCGGCGTTCGAGGTACTCGTCGATGCCGCGCGGGAGCATCCGGAGGGTGGCGTCGCCCAGGAGCGCGTGGACCCGGTCGGTGGTGCGCTCTATGAAGTACCGGTCGTGACTGATGACGACCAGCGAGCCGGGCCAGCCGTCGAGCAGGTCCTCCAGCTGGGTCAGGGTCTGGATGTCGAGGTCGTTGGTGGGCTCGTCGAGGAAGAGGACGTTGGGCTCGTCCATCAGCAGGCGGAGGATCTGGAGGCGGCGGCGCTCACCGCCGGAGAGGTCGCCGACCGGGGTCCACTGCTTCTCCTTGGTGAAGCCGAACTTCTCGCAGAGCTGGCCGGCGGTCATCTCCCGGCCCTTGCCGAGGTCGACGCGTTCGCGGATCTTCTGGACGGCCTCCAGGACGCGCCAGGACGGGTCCAGCTCGGCGACCTCCTGGGAGAGGTAGGCAAGTTTGACGGTCTTGCCGACGACGATCTTCCCGGCCGCGGGCTGCGCCTCGCCTCCCGTACGGGCCGCCTCGGCCAGCGCGCGCAGCAGCGAGGTCTTGCCGGCGCCGTTGACGCCGACCAGGCCGATCCGGTCGCCGGGGCCGAGCTGCCAGGTCAGGTGCTTGAGCAGTTCCTTCGGCCCGGCCTGGACGGTGACGTTCTCCAGCTCGAAAACCGTTTTGCCGAGGCGGGAGTTGGCGAACTTCATCAGCTCGGCGGTGTCGCGCGGCGGCGGCACGTCCGCGATCAGTTCGTTGGCGGCCTCGATGCGGAAGCGGGGCTTGCTGGTACGGGCCGGGGCGCCGCGCCGCAGCCAGGCCAGCTCCTTGCGCATCAGGTTCTGCCGCTTGGCCTCTTCGCTGGCCGCGATCCGCTCCCGCTCGGCGCGGGCGAAGACGTAGTCGCTGTAGCCGCCCTCGTACTCGTGGATCGCGCCGCGCTGGACGTCCCACATCCGCGTACAGACCTGGTCGAGGAACCAGCGGTCGTGGGTGACGACGACCAGGGCGCTGCGGCGGGCCCGCAGATGGCCGGCCAGCCACGAAATGCCCTCGACGTCGAGGTGGTTGGTGGGCTCGTCCAGGACGATCAGGTCCTGTTCGGCGATGAGGAGTTTGGCCAGGGCGATGCGGCGGCGCTCGCCGCCGGAGAGGGGGCCGATGACGGTGTCCAGGCCCTTGTCGAAGCCGGGCAGGTGGAGGTCGCCGAAGAGGCCGGTCAGGACGTCGCGGATCTTGGCGTTGCCGGCCCACTCGTGGTCGGCCAGATCGCCGATGACCTCGTGCCGGATGGTGGCGGCCGGGTCGAGGGAGTCGTGCTGGGTGAGGACGCCGAGGCGCAGGCCGCCGCTGTGGGTGACCCGGCCGTTGTCCGCCTCCTCCAGTTTGGCCAGGATCCGGATCAGGGTGGTCTTGCCGTCTCCGTTGCGGCCGACGACGCCGATCCGGTCCCCCTCGTTGACGCCGAGCGAGACACCGTCGAGCAGGGCACGGGTTCCGTAGACCTTGCCGACGGCTTCCAGATTGACGAGGTTGGTGGCCATTGCGCTCCTTGCTGCCGGCCCGCGCGGCTCCTGATCGGCGCGCGCTCGTGGGGCAACCACCAGGATCCCACGGAGCCGCCCGGAGGCCGAAAGCCAGGCTCAGGCGAGGGTGGCCCCCGGCGCCGGGGAGTCCGCGAGGCGTACGGACCGGCAGGTGCCCGACGCCGTCAGGGCCGCCGCGACCTCCTGCGCCGCCTGGTGGTCCTTGACCAGGAAGGCGGTGGTCGGGCCGGAACCGGAGACCAGGGCGGCCAGGGCGCCCGCGTCCGTACCGGCGGCGAGGGTGGCGCGCAGGTCGGGCCGCAGGGACAGCGCGGCCGGCTGGAGGTCGTTGGCCAGGGTGCCGGCGAGGGCGGTGGCGTCGCCGGCCTCCAGGGCGGCCAGCAGGGCCGGGTCGGCCTCCGGCTCGGGGACGGCGGTGCCCTCGGTCAGCCGGTCGAACTCGTGGTAGACGGACGGGGTGGACAGTCCGCCCTCGGCGATGGCGAAGACCCAGTGGAAGGCGCCGCCGACCGGCAGCGGGGTCAGCTGCTCACCGCGGCCGCGGCCCAGCGCCGCGCCGCCGACCAGACTGAACGGCACATCGCTGCCCAACTCCGCGCAGATCTCCAGGAGTTCCTCGCGGGTGGCGCCCGTCGACCAGAGGGTGTCGCAGGCGAGCAGGGCGCCGGCGGCGTCCGCGCTGCCGCCCGCCATACCGCCCGCGACGGGGATGTCCTTGTTGATGTGGACGTGGACGTGCGGTGCGATGTCGTGGCGGGCCGCGAGCAGCTCGGCGGCGCGGGCCGCCAGGTTCGCCGCGTCCAGCGGGATCTGGTCGGCGTCATGGCCCTCGGCGGTGATCCGCAGGGCGTCGGAGGGGGTGACGGTGATCTCGTCGTAGAGGCCGACCGCGAGGAAGACGTTCGCCAGGTCGTGGAAGCCGTCGGGCCGGGCCGCGCCGACCGCCAGCTGCACATTGACCTTGGCCGGTACCCGTACGGTGACCGCCGCACCGCTCGTCCCGCTTGCCCTCATCCGCCGTCTCCCTGTCGCTTGTTCTCCGCAATCCGCGCGAATTCCTCGACAGTAAGCGCCTCGCCCCGCGCCTGCGGGGAAATCCCGGCCGCCACCAGCGCGGCTTCCGCCGCGGCGGCCGAACCGGCCCACCCCGACAGCGCCGCCCGCAGCGTCTTGCGCCGCTGGGCGAAGGCGGCGTCGACCACCGCGAAGACCTCGTCCCGGCTCGCCGTCGTCTCCAGCGGCTTCTCCCGCCGTACGAGGGAGACCAGCCCGGAGTCGACGTTCGGCGCGGGCCAGAAGACGTTGCGGCCGATCGCGCCGGCCCGCTTGACCTCGGCGTACCAGTTGGCCTTGACCGACGGCACGCCGTAGACCTTGTTGCCGGGGCGGGCGGCGAGCCGGTCGGCGACCTCGGCCTGGACCATGACCAGGGTGCGGTCGATGGTGGGGAAGGTCGCGAGCATGTGCAGCAGGACGGGGACCGCGACGTTGTAGGGGAGGTTGGCGACCAGCGCGGTGGGCGCGGGGCCGGGCAGCTCGGTGACGTGCATGGCGTCGCGGTGCACCAGCGCGAAGCGGTCGGCGCGCTCGGGCAGCCGGGCGGCGACGGTGGCGGGCAGCGCGGCGGCCAGCACCTCGTCGATCTCGACGGCGGTGACCCGGTCGGCGGCCTCCAGCAGCGCCAGGGTCAGCGACCCCAGCCCGGGCCCGACCTCGACCACCACGTCGTCGGGGCGCACCTCGGCGGTGCGCACGATCCGGCGGACGGTGTTGGCGTCGATGACGAAGTTCTGGCCGCGCTGCTTGGTGGGCCGTACGCCCAGCGCGGCGGCCAGCTCCCGGACATCGGCGGGCCCGAGGAGGGGGCCGGAATCGTCGCTACTGCTGCTGTTGCTCACCCGTGAAGCTTACGGCCCGTCCCCGCAGGTCCTCACCCGTGCAGCCGGTGCCCGCAGACCGGCCAGGGGCTCGCGCCCCGCGTCAGATACAGCTTCTTCGCCCGGTAGGTCTGCTCGTCGGCGGGGGCGTCCTGCGGGCGGCCGCTGCCGCCAAGGGCGTGCCAGGTGCCCACGTCGAACTGGTAGAGCCCGCCGTAGTTCCCCGACGCATCGACCGCGTCCGGCCGCCCGCCCGCCTCGCACCGTGCCAGATCGTCCCAGGCCAGGTTCTCGGCGCCGGCGACGGTGTCCGGCAGCGGCCGGGTGCCGAGGTGCACGATCTGCGGGCGGGGCCGGCGCACCACCTCGGCGGCCGTCCGCCGCGGCTTCTGCCGGACGCCGTTGACGGTGCGCAGCCGGTAGGTGACCCGCCGCACGCCGGGCCGCCCCTGCTGGACCACGGATTCGGTGCCGCGGGCCAGCGTGGGGTCGTGCCGGGTGACCGTACGGAACGGGATCGGCTCCTCGCGGACCTCCTTGCGGCCGGTGATCCGCAGCACCGAGATGCTCTGCCCCTCGCGCGGGAAGCTGTCCGGCGGCACCGAGGTGGTGTCCTCGCCGTGCAGGGCGAGCCCGGCCTGCGCCAGCGCCTCGCGGACGGTGGCGGCGTTGGTGCGCAGGCGGTGCTCGCGGCCGTCGGCGAGGAAGGCCACGGAGCGTTCGGTGCGCACGGCCAGTTCCAGGCCGTGCCGCTCGATGCGGCGGGAGCGGGAGCTGGAGAGGTAGGCGCCCTCGGCCCGTACGCCGAGCTGGTGCAGTGCGCCGTCGACGGTCTCGGCGCTGGTCCACACCCGCTGCTGCTGTCCGTCGAGGGTGAGGACGACGGGGCGGCGGTGCCGGACGACGACCTCGTCGCCGCTGTGGAGGACGTCACCGGGGGCGGGGGCGACGATGTCGTGCGGGCCGACGGGCAGCTCCTCCTCGGCGAGCAGGTCCTCGACGCCGTGGGCGAAGGTGTGCAGGGTGCGGGGTTTGCCGTCGACGGTGAGGCGGACGGCCTTGTCGTGGGCGATGAAGGCGGTGGTGCCGCCGGCGAGGAAGGCCACGACCAGGGCGCGGGGCACCAGTCGCCGCAGGGTTTCGGAGCGCCGGGAGGCGCGCCTGCGACGGCCGTGTGCGGCCCGGTGGCTGCTGGGTGAAGGACTCACGACGCTCCCGATGCCACAGATCCGTATCCGGTATCCGGTTGACGGGCGGAGGGTAGCGGGAGCGGCGGTCACTCTCCAAAGTCGTTCGATTACCCAGCGCGCTGCGGGGTGTGCGGGCCGGTGGCCGCGACGGGTGGGTCAGTAGGCGAAGGCGCGCGCCGTGTTCGCCGCGACGGCCGAGGCCAGCGCGTCCTCGGTCATCCCCTTGACCTCGGCCATCGCGCGCAGGGTCAGCGGAATGAGATACGGCGCGTTCGCTCGTCCGCGGTACGGCGCGGGGGTGAGGAAGGGGGCGTCGGTCTCGACGAGCACCAGTTCGGGCGGGGCGACGGCGAGGGCGTCGCGCAGCGGCTGGGCGTTCTTGAAGGTGATGTTGCCGGCGAAGGACATGAAGTAGCCGGCCTCGGCGCAGATCTTTGCCATCGCGGCGTCGCCGGAATAGCAGTGGAAGACCACCCGCTCGGGCGCGCCCTCCTCCCGCAGGATCCGCAGGACGTCGTCATGGGCCTCGCGGTCGTGGATCACCAGGGCCTTGCCGTGCCGTTTGGCGATCTCGATATGGGCGCGGAAGGACCGCTGCTGGGCGGCCATGCCCTCGGGGCCGGTGCGGAAGTAGTCCAGGCCGGTCTCGCCGACGCCGCGGACCTCGGGGCGGGCGGCCAGCGCGTCGATCTCCGCGAGCGCCGCGTCCAGGGCGGTCTCCCCGCCGGGCTCCCGCGCGCCCTGCCGCGACCAGCCGTCGGGATCGCCCAGCACGATCCGCGGTGCCTCGTTGGGATGCAGCGCGACGGCCGCGTGCACGCTCTCGTGGGCGGCGGCGGTGTCGGCGGCCCACCGCGAACCGGCCAGATCGCAGCCCACCTGGACGACCGTGGTCACCCCGACCGAGGCGGCCTTGGAAAGCGCCTCCTCGACGGTGGTCTCCTGCATGTCGAGGTGGGTGTGCGAATCCGCGACCGGGACCCGCAGCGGGGCGGGCAGCGGCGGCGGGGTGGTCTTGTCGTCCTGCGGTGCCATGGCCGCGATCCTACGAGGACCGCGGCCACGGTCCGCGGGCGGTCACTTGCGGTGGTGCTGGAAGGGGTGCAGCAGGTCGGAGAGGTGCCAGTGGTGACGCCCGGCGTCCTCGTCGCCGTCCGTACGGTCCTCGGCCGCCTCGGAAGGGGCGGCCGATTTCTTTGCGTTCTTGGCGTTCTTCGCGTTTTTCGCGTGACCGCCCTGGCGCTGATGCATGTTCGCTATCGCGTCCGAGACCATCGAGACCTGGCCCGCGCGCATGATCCTGACGACGTTACTGCCGCAGCTCATGCACAGGGGCCGGGTCAACGGGGACGGCACACGCTCGCCGTCCGCGTAGTAGACGACGTGGAGCTCGCCCTTGGCGTCGACATGGTGCTCTATTTCGTACGCCTGCTCCCAGCCGTGGCCGCACTTCATGCAGGCATGGGCATACGCCTCATGCGCCGCAGGCTCGGCCGACCGGGGAAAAGGGGAAACTCCGCGCGGGGTTGCAGTACTGGTGGTCTTGGCGATGTCGCTCATGTGCGCTCCCTCTTGTCCACAGGACAAGGCAAGGTTCCGGGACCGTACGTCCCACACCTAGTGGACGCCCTTTCCGGCCAGATGCGCAGCTCAGCTGCTTGCTATTGGCCCAGATTTGACAGGTGGCAGGGAAAACACCCGGCTGCGCGAGGACTGCCTTTACCTTCCAGGCTAGCCATTTACCTGCCCGTGGGTCGGTTCTGGGCGAGCGGCGTTTTTGGCCGCGACCACCGCGTCGAAAACCTGTCGCTTGGGCAGCCCCAGCTCCGCCGCAACCGCCGCAATGGCCTCCTTGCGCCGCTCCCCCGCCTCCTCGCGCACCCGCACCCTGCGCACCAGCTCCTCGGGGCCCAGCTCCTGCGGACCGGCCTCCGGAGCGCCCTCGACCACGATGGTGATCTCGCCCCGTACGCCCTCCGCGGCCCACTGCGCCAGCTCCCCCAGCGGCCCCCGCTTGACCTCCTCATAGGTTTTGGTCAGCTCGCGGCACACCGCTGCCCGCCGCTCCGCGCCGAAGACCTCGGCCATCGCGGCCAGGGTGTCGTCCAGCCGGTGCGGCGCCTCGAAATAGACCAGGGTGCGGCGCTCGCCGGCCACCTCGCGCAGCCGCGAGAGCCGCTCGCCAGCCTTGCGGGGCGGAAAGCCCTCGAAGCAGAAGCGGTCCACCGGCAGACCGGACACCGCCAGCGCGGTGAGCACCGCGGACGGGCCCGGTACGGCGGTGACCTTCACCCCGCGCTCCACGGCCGCCGCCACCAGCCGGTAGCCGGGGTCGGACACCGACGGCATCCCGGCGTCCGTGACCAGCAGCACCCGCGCCCCGCCGGCCAGCGCGTCGGCCAGCTCCGGAGTGCGCGCCGCCTCGTTGCCCTCGAAGTACGACACGATCCGCCCGGCCGGCTGGACCTCCAGCGCCTGGGTCAGCCGGCGCAGCCGCCGGGTGTCCTCGGCGGCGATCACATCGGCGGCGGCCAGCTCGGCGGCCAGCCGCGGCGGCGCGTCCGCGATCTCACCGATGGGCGTCCCTGCAAGTACCAGCGTTCCAGTCACGCCCCCATCCTCCCAGGGCGGCACGACCCGCCGCGGAGGGT is a genomic window of Streptomyces gilvosporeus containing:
- a CDS encoding ABC-F family ATP-binding cassette domain-containing protein, coding for MATNLVNLEAVGKVYGTRALLDGVSLGVNEGDRIGVVGRNGDGKTTLIRILAKLEEADNGRVTHSGGLRLGVLTQHDSLDPAATIRHEVIGDLADHEWAGNAKIRDVLTGLFGDLHLPGFDKGLDTVIGPLSGGERRRIALAKLLIAEQDLIVLDEPTNHLDVEGISWLAGHLRARRSALVVVTHDRWFLDQVCTRMWDVQRGAIHEYEGGYSDYVFARAERERIAASEEAKRQNLMRKELAWLRRGAPARTSKPRFRIEAANELIADVPPPRDTAELMKFANSRLGKTVFELENVTVQAGPKELLKHLTWQLGPGDRIGLVGVNGAGKTSLLRALAEAARTGGEAQPAAGKIVVGKTVKLAYLSQEVAELDPSWRVLEAVQKIRERVDLGKGREMTAGQLCEKFGFTKEKQWTPVGDLSGGERRRLQILRLLMDEPNVLFLDEPTNDLDIQTLTQLEDLLDGWPGSLVVISHDRYFIERTTDRVHALLGDATLRMLPRGIDEYLERRRKAVEAAAPAPAPQSAAPKKTAAVNRAAQKELQKIERQLDKIGDKETKLHTQIAEHATDFEKVAGLDAQLRELAGEREELEMRWLELAEDA
- a CDS encoding 4-(cytidine 5'-diphospho)-2-C-methyl-D-erythritol kinase, which gives rise to MRASGTSGAAVTVRVPAKVNVQLAVGAARPDGFHDLANVFLAVGLYDEITVTPSDALRITAEGHDADQIPLDAANLAARAAELLAARHDIAPHVHVHINKDIPVAGGMAGGSADAAGALLACDTLWSTGATREELLEICAELGSDVPFSLVGGAALGRGRGEQLTPLPVGGAFHWVFAIAEGGLSTPSVYHEFDRLTEGTAVPEPEADPALLAALEAGDATALAGTLANDLQPAALSLRPDLRATLAAGTDAGALAALVSGSGPTTAFLVKDHQAAQEVAAALTASGTCRSVRLADSPAPGATLA
- the rsmA gene encoding 16S rRNA (adenine(1518)-N(6)/adenine(1519)-N(6))-dimethyltransferase RsmA, giving the protein MSNSSSSDDSGPLLGPADVRELAAALGVRPTKQRGQNFVIDANTVRRIVRTAEVRPDDVVVEVGPGLGSLTLALLEAADRVTAVEIDEVLAAALPATVAARLPERADRFALVHRDAMHVTELPGPAPTALVANLPYNVAVPVLLHMLATFPTIDRTLVMVQAEVADRLAARPGNKVYGVPSVKANWYAEVKRAGAIGRNVFWPAPNVDSGLVSLVRREKPLETTASRDEVFAVVDAAFAQRRKTLRAALSGWAGSAAAAEAALVAAGISPQARGEALTVEEFARIAENKRQGDGG
- a CDS encoding resuscitation-promoting factor encodes the protein MSPSPSSHRAAHGRRRRASRRSETLRRLVPRALVVAFLAGGTTAFIAHDKAVRLTVDGKPRTLHTFAHGVEDLLAEEELPVGPHDIVAPAPGDVLHSGDEVVVRHRRPVVLTLDGQQQRVWTSAETVDGALHQLGVRAEGAYLSSSRSRRIERHGLELAVRTERSVAFLADGREHRLRTNAATVREALAQAGLALHGEDTTSVPPDSFPREGQSISVLRITGRKEVREEPIPFRTVTRHDPTLARGTESVVQQGRPGVRRVTYRLRTVNGVRQKPRRTAAEVVRRPRPQIVHLGTRPLPDTVAGAENLAWDDLARCEAGGRPDAVDASGNYGGLYQFDVGTWHALGGSGRPQDAPADEQTYRAKKLYLTRGASPWPVCGHRLHG
- a CDS encoding TatD family hydrolase encodes the protein MAPQDDKTTPPPLPAPLRVPVADSHTHLDMQETTVEEALSKAASVGVTTVVQVGCDLAGSRWAADTAAAHESVHAAVALHPNEAPRIVLGDPDGWSRQGAREPGGETALDAALAEIDALAARPEVRGVGETGLDYFRTGPEGMAAQQRSFRAHIEIAKRHGKALVIHDREAHDDVLRILREEGAPERVVFHCYSGDAAMAKICAEAGYFMSFAGNITFKNAQPLRDALAVAPPELVLVETDAPFLTPAPYRGRANAPYLIPLTLRAMAEVKGMTEDALASAVAANTARAFAY
- the rsmI gene encoding 16S rRNA (cytidine(1402)-2'-O)-methyltransferase, which gives rise to MTGTLVLAGTPIGEIADAPPRLAAELAAADVIAAEDTRRLRRLTQALEVQPAGRIVSYFEGNEAARTPELADALAGGARVLLVTDAGMPSVSDPGYRLVAAAVERGVKVTAVPGPSAVLTALAVSGLPVDRFCFEGFPPRKAGERLSRLREVAGERRTLVYFEAPHRLDDTLAAMAEVFGAERRAAVCRELTKTYEEVKRGPLGELAQWAAEGVRGEITIVVEGAPEAGPQELGPEELVRRVRVREEAGERRKEAIAAVAAELGLPKRQVFDAVVAAKNAARPEPTHGQVNG